The following are encoded in a window of Oscillospiraceae bacterium genomic DNA:
- a CDS encoding dihydrodipicolinate synthase family protein gives MSRENPKILVPIFTPFKSDYTVDYDGLKKLVRSVLDKGADGLYTTGSSAEFVLLTEEERKKTLEVAMKAADGAHIIAHIGSPGVDNAIMFAKHAASLGADAVASVPPFYYPYQAGEVKSYYTDIADACGLKIMVYSLSTQGTMSLEQYCDLLSDDRVYALKYTQTDYYVLNRIKQATKKPIFSGKDEAFAYALPAGADGAIGTSMNFQVEKFIKVQKLFEQNDIKAAMAEQIRLNNVVQATVEARTLPGMKYAAKVLGILDNDTCRRPLRTLTEAEKARIEKAIKDNM, from the coding sequence ATGTCAAGAGAAAATCCGAAAATCCTTGTTCCGATTTTTACCCCTTTTAAAAGCGATTACACGGTGGACTATGACGGGTTGAAAAAACTGGTGCGCAGCGTGCTGGACAAAGGCGCTGACGGTTTATACACGACCGGCAGTTCCGCCGAATTCGTCCTGCTGACCGAAGAAGAACGCAAGAAGACGCTCGAAGTCGCCATGAAAGCCGCCGACGGTGCGCATATCATTGCGCACATCGGTTCGCCCGGTGTCGATAATGCCATCATGTTCGCAAAGCATGCCGCTTCTTTGGGAGCGGATGCGGTCGCCTCGGTCCCGCCGTTTTATTATCCCTATCAGGCCGGTGAAGTGAAAAGCTACTATACCGATATCGCCGACGCCTGCGGGCTGAAAATTATGGTCTACAGTTTGTCCACACAGGGCACGATGAGTTTGGAACAGTACTGCGATCTGCTGTCCGACGATCGGGTTTACGCACTCAAATATACACAGACGGATTACTATGTGCTCAATCGCATCAAACAGGCTACAAAAAAACCGATTTTCAGCGGTAAAGACGAGGCTTTCGCTTATGCACTGCCTGCCGGCGCCGATGGCGCCATCGGCACTTCGATGAATTTCCAGGTTGAGAAGTTTATCAAGGTTCAGAAGCTGTTTGAGCAAAACGATATCAAAGCCGCGATGGCCGAACAGATCCGGCTCAACAACGTCGTTCAGGCGACTGTTGAAGCCAGAACGCTGCCGGGCATGAAGTATGCAGCCAAGGTATTGGGTATCTTGGACAACGACACCTGCCGCCGCCCGCTGCGTACGCTGACCGAGGCCGAAAAGGCCAGAATTGAGAAGGCGATCAAGGACAATATGTAA